In the genome of Monodelphis domestica isolate mMonDom1 chromosome 2, mMonDom1.pri, whole genome shotgun sequence, one region contains:
- the UCK2 gene encoding uridine-cytidine kinase 2 isoform X2, with translation MEQKAKALKGQFNFDHPDAFDNELIFKTLKEITEGKTVQIPVYDFVSHSRKEETVTVYPADVVLFEGILAFYSQEVRDLFQMKLFVDTDADTRLSRRVLRDISERGRDLEQILSQYITFVKPAFEEFCLPTKKYADVIIPRGVDNIVAINLIVQHIQDILNGGLTKRQTNNCLNGYTPSRKRQASESSSRPH, from the exons ATGGAACAGAAGGCCAAAGCCCTGAAGGGCCAGTTCAACTTTGACCACCCAG ATGCCTTCGACAACGAGCTCATCTTCAAAACTCTCAAAGAAATTACAGAAGGAAAGACAGTGCAGATTCCTGTGTACGACTTTGTTTCCCATTCCCG GAAAGAGGAGACAGTGACTGTGTATCCTGCTGATGTGGTGCTCTTTGAAGGGATCCTGGCTTTCTATTCCCAGGAGGTACGAGACCTTTTCCAGATGAAGCTCTTTGTGGACACGGATGCAGATACTCGACTTTCCCGCAGAG TGTTAAGGGACATCAGCGAACGAGGGAGGGACCTTGAACAGATCTTATCTCAGTACATTACATTCGTCAAACCTGCCTTTGAGGAATTCTGCTTGCCA ACTAAGAAATATGCTGATGTGATTATTCCCAGAGGTGTGGATAACATAG TGGCCATCAACCTCATTGTTCAGCACATCCAAGACATCCTGAATGGAGGCCTCACCAAGCGCCAGACCAACAACTGCCTCAATGGTTACACCCCCTCCCGCAAGAGACAGGCCTCCGAGTCCAGCAGCCGGCCCCACTGA